Part of the Faecalibacterium duncaniae genome, GCGGTTCACCGCTGCATCCACGGCATCATCCACCTCATCGAGGACCACGCCCGGGCGGCGGGAATCCCGGTGCGCTTTGCTGCCACAAAGCTGGTGGAGGGCGACCCCCGCATTGAGGAGGCCCTGAAGCTGGATCAGAATGAAAAAGAGATGATCGAGCATATCATCCTGCAGATGGAGCAGGAACGCGGTCTGGACCGCGCCGCTGCCATTGCAGATATGCGGTTCCACTTTATCCACCAGCTGGTGAATCAGACCGTGGTAAAGCCCCACCAGAGCAAGGAGCAGCTGCGCAGCGCAAGGATCGACCGCTTCCTCACCGGAAAGTACACGGCGATTCCGGCGTTCGTGGGCATCATGGCGCTGGTGTTTTATCTGACCTTCGGCGTGATCGGCGCGGGGCTGCAAGGCCTGCTGGAACTGGGCATTGAGAATCTGACGATCCTTGTGGACAATGCCCTGACGGCGTGGAACGTCAACGATGCAGTGCATTCGCTGGTGATCGACGGCATCTTTACCGGTGTGGGCAGTGTGCTGAGCTTCCTGCCCATCATCGTGACCCTGTTCTTCTTCCTTTCCCTGCTGGAGGATACCGGCTATATGGCCCGCGTGGCTTTTGTGATGGACAAGCTGCTGCGGCGCATCGGTCTTTCGGGCCGCAGCATCGTGCCCATGCTCATCGGCTTTGGCTGCACGGTTCCCGGCGTGATGGCAAGCCGCACGCTGCCCTCGGAGCGGGACCGGAAAATGACTATCCTGCTCACGCCCTTTATGAGCTGCTCGGCCAAGCTCCCAATCTACAGCCTGTTTGCGGTGACCTTCTTCCCGGAGTACGCCGCACTGGTCATGGTGGGCCTGTATTTCCTGGGCATCCTTGTGGGCATTGGTATGGCCTTTCTGCTCAAGGGAACGCTGTTCAAGGGTGAGGCCGTGCCCTTTGTCATGGAGCTGCCCAACTACCGCCTGCCCGGCCTGAAAAATGTGGCCCAGCTGCTCTGGGAAAAGGCCCGGGATTTCCTCGAGCGTGCCTTTACAGTCATCTTCCTGGCAACCATCATCATCTGGTTCCTGCAGAACTTTGATTTCCAGCTCAGCCTGACCGCAGACCCGCAGGAGAGCATCCTGGCCTGGATCGCCAGCGGCATCGCGCCGTTGTTCGCACCGCTGGGCTTTGGCGACTGGCGGGTGTCCACGGCGCTGATCACCGGCTTTATGGCAAAGGAGAGCGTTGTCTCCACCCTTACCATCCTGTATGGCTCCTCTGCCGCACTGGGCGCGGCGCTCAGCCCGGCGGCTGCGGCTCCCCTGCTGGTGTTCTGCCTGCTCTACACCCCCTGCATCGCCGCTGTGGCAGCGGTCAAGCGGGAGATGGGCGGCCGCTGGGCCACCGTTATGGTCGTGAATCAGTGTGTTGTGGCATGGCTTGCCGCGCTCGTTGTGCGGTTCCTTGCCGTGGCAGTGCTGTGACCCTGTCCTGAAGCATATCAAAAGCCCGTACCGTGAAAATCTTCATGGTGCGGGCTTTTTGCGATGAAAAAAATATAGGGATCAGTTGATTTTACGCCGCCTGCCCTTGACAACAGAGATTTCTTGTGCTAAAATATTTCAAAAATGAACAATTCAAAAAGAGAGAAAGAGGGGCGCACAATGCGTGAGCTGAACCCCAGTGTGGAATTTGCCAACAAGACGGGCCTTGTGTACAGCGCCGTCTGCAAGCCGCTGTGCCAGAAGCTGCATCTGCCGCAGACAGCGTTTGATATCCTGATGTTCCTTGCCAACAACCCCAACTACACGACCGCCCGCGATATCGTGGAGGTGCGCCACATCAAGGCGAACCTTGTCTCGGTGAATGTGGACAAGCTGGTGCAGGAGGGCTTTCTGGAGCGCCGCCCGGTACCGGGTGACCGCCGCAAAACGGAGCTTGCCTGCACCGAAAAGGCGCAGTCCATCATCGAACAGGGCCGCAGGATGCAGGATGATTTCATCCGCCGCCTGATGGCAGGGCTGGAGGAAGAAAAACTCGAGATATTTTTTGAAGTCATCGATACGATGAACGAAAATCTGGATGCGATCCTAGAAGGAGAAAAATAAGATGAATCTGCTGTTTACCATCATCGTTACCTTTTTTGCCGGAATGGGCGCGGGCCTGGGCACCGGCTTTGCGGGCATGAGCGCTGCCGCGGTCATCAGCCCGATGCTCATCACCTTTCTGGGGATGGACCCCTATATGGCGGTCGGCATTGCCCTTTCCTCGGATGTGCTGGCCAGTGCGGTGTCTGCCTACACCTACCACAAAAACAAAAACCTGGATATCAAGAACGGCCTGATCATGATGGCCAGTGTGCTGCTGTTCACCGTGGTGGGCAGCTGGGTGGCAAGCCTAGTGCCTTCCACCACCATGGGCAGCTTTTCGGTGTTTATGACGTTCCTGCTGGGCATTAAATTCATCGTCAAGCCCGTTATGACCACCAAAGAAGCCATGCAGGGGGTCTCTGCTAAGAAGCGTGCCCTCCAGTCCATCGTCTGCGGTGTGGTCATCGGGATGATCTGCGGCTTTATCGGTGCCGGC contains:
- a CDS encoding MarR family winged helix-turn-helix transcriptional regulator, with the translated sequence MRELNPSVEFANKTGLVYSAVCKPLCQKLHLPQTAFDILMFLANNPNYTTARDIVEVRHIKANLVSVNVDKLVQEGFLERRPVPGDRRKTELACTEKAQSIIEQGRRMQDDFIRRLMAGLEEEKLEIFFEVIDTMNENLDAILEGEK
- a CDS encoding sulfite exporter TauE/SafE family protein; protein product: MNLLFTIIVTFFAGMGAGLGTGFAGMSAAAVISPMLITFLGMDPYMAVGIALSSDVLASAVSAYTYHKNKNLDIKNGLIMMASVLLFTVVGSWVASLVPSTTMGSFSVFMTFLLGIKFIVKPVMTTKEAMQGVSAKKRALQSIVCGVVIGMICGFIGAGGGMMMLLILTSVLGYELKTAVGTSVFIMTFTALTGAVSHFTIGGAPDWTVFILCVLFTLLWARIAAVFANKADAKTLNRATGIVLVVLGIVVMGFNLLTK
- the feoB gene encoding ferrous iron transport protein B codes for the protein MTLKELKIGESAVIDTVGGTGELRQHFLDMGLIPGEKVTLVKFAPMGDPMELQIHGYELTLRLDDAARIEITPAEAPAAAPARKAGRMVEHPGLGEGGRYHTKKGEHPLPDGTVLTFALAGNQNCGKTTLFNQLTGSNQHVGNFPGVTVDRKSGAIREHPDTEVTDLPGIYSMSPYSSEEIVTRQFIIGEKPTGIINIVDATNIERNLYLTMQLMELDTPMVLALNMMDEVRGNGGTININEMEAMLGIPVVPISAAKNEGVDELVDHAIHVAKYQERPGRMDFCGEDDHGGAVHRCIHGIIHLIEDHARAAGIPVRFAATKLVEGDPRIEEALKLDQNEKEMIEHIILQMEQERGLDRAAAIADMRFHFIHQLVNQTVVKPHQSKEQLRSARIDRFLTGKYTAIPAFVGIMALVFYLTFGVIGAGLQGLLELGIENLTILVDNALTAWNVNDAVHSLVIDGIFTGVGSVLSFLPIIVTLFFFLSLLEDTGYMARVAFVMDKLLRRIGLSGRSIVPMLIGFGCTVPGVMASRTLPSERDRKMTILLTPFMSCSAKLPIYSLFAVTFFPEYAALVMVGLYFLGILVGIGMAFLLKGTLFKGEAVPFVMELPNYRLPGLKNVAQLLWEKARDFLERAFTVIFLATIIIWFLQNFDFQLSLTADPQESILAWIASGIAPLFAPLGFGDWRVSTALITGFMAKESVVSTLTILYGSSAALGAALSPAAAAPLLVFCLLYTPCIAAVAAVKREMGGRWATVMVVNQCVVAWLAALVVRFLAVAVL